From the genome of Salvelinus alpinus chromosome 19, SLU_Salpinus.1, whole genome shotgun sequence, one region includes:
- the LOC139545426 gene encoding ras-related protein Rab-7a-like, producing MTSRKKILLKVIILGDSGVGKTSLMNQYVNKKFSNQYKATIGADFLTKEVMVDDRLVTMQIWDTAGQERFQSLGVAFYRGADCCVLVYDVTAPNTFKTLDSWRDEFLIQASPRDPENFSFVVLGNKIDLENRQVTTKRAQAWCTSKGSIPYFETSAKEAINVEQAFQTICRNALKQESEVETYDFPDQIKLRDDRPASSSDGCSC from the exons ATGACGTCTCGGAAGAAGATTCTACTCAAGGTGATAATTCTTGGAGACTCAGG AGTTGGGAAGACCTCTCTCATGAACCAATATGTGAATAAGAAGTTCAGCAATCAGTATAAGGCCACAATCGGTGCTGACTTTCTTACCAAAGAGGTGATGGTGGATGACAGGCTTGTGACAATGCAG ATCTGGGACACTGCAGGGCAGGAGAGATTCCAGTCATTGGGCGTTGCTTTCTATCGAGGTGCAGACTGTTGTGTCCTTGTGTACGATGTTACTGCTCCAAACACCTTCAAGACTCTTGACAGCTGGCGAGACGAGTTCCTGATTCAAGCCAGCCCCCGTGACCCAGAGAACTTCTCATTTGTTGTGCTCGGCAACAAGATTGACTTGGAGAACAGGCAG GTGACGACCAAGCGAGCCCAGGCGTGGTGTACGAGTAAGGGCAGTATCCCATATTTCGAGACAAGTGCGAAGGAGGCCATCAATGTTGAACAAGCCTTCCAAACTATTTGCCGAAATGCtctcaaacag GAGTCAGAAGTGGAGACTTATGACTTCCCAGATCAGATCAAACTGAGGGATGACAGACCAGCCTCCTCTAGTGATGGCTGCAGCTGCTGA
- the LOC139545427 gene encoding ubiquitin-like protein 4A-B, which yields MILTIKPLQGKECNVQVTEDEKVSMVKELVSKRLNIPANQQRLLYKGKALADEHRLSDYSIGPEAKLNLVVRPAGERSGMASSSSAINGVWQTLSTVLAKHFSPADAAKVQEQLIKDYERSLRQLSLDDIERLAGQLLHPDSEGMDTSYMD from the exons ATGATTTTAACTATAAAACCACTTCAAGGGAAGGAGTGCAATGTACAG GTCACAGAAGATGAAAAAGTCTCCATGGTGAAAGAACTAGTGTCGAAACGTCTGAACATACCTGCAAATCAGCAGCGATTGCTTTACAAGGGGAAAGCCCTTGCAG ATGAACACAGATTGAGCGATTATTCCATTGGGCCAGAGGCCAAGTTAAACTTGGTGGTTCGTCCagcaggggagaggagtgggATGGCTAGCAGTAGCAGTGCGATCAACGGAGTGTGGCAGACTCTGTCCACTGTACTGGCGAAACACTTCAGCCCTGCAGATGCAGCTAAAGTCCAAGAACAGTTAATCAAG GATTATGAACGTTCACTTCGGCAACTCAGTCTGGATGACATTGAGCGCCTGGCCGGGCAACTGCTTCACCCAGACAGTGAGGGCATGGACACATCGTACATGGATTGA